In uncultured Desulfuromonas sp., the genomic stretch GGCGCGAATACGCCAAGAAGATGGAAGAACGCCGCCACCAACAAGCCGAAGAGCAACGTCAACGCCATGCTGCCGCCGCCCAAAAGGCGCGGCAGTTGTGGCAGCGGGCAAAGCAGGCCGTAGCGGACCACCCATATTTAGCGAAAAAGCAGGTCAAACCCCACGGCCTGCGCCAGCTGGATAATACCTTGGTCGTTCCGGTCTACAACGTAAATGCTGAGATGACCGGCCTTCAATTCATCCAGCCGGACGGCAGCAAGCGTTTTTTGTCCGGCACCGAGGTTGCCGGGTGCTATCACGCCATCGGTCCGGCTCCCGGCGACGTTCTCTTGTTCGCCGAGGGCTGGGCCACGGCAGCCACGTTATATGAGGCCACGGGGCACCCGGTAGCGGTCGGCTTTTCCGCCGGGAATCTCAAGCCCGTGGCTCTGGTTCTACGCCAAAAATACCCAACCATAACCATGGTGGTCTGTGCCGATGCGGATGATGCGGGACGATCCGCCGCACAGAGCGCGGCAGCGGCCATTAACGGCACATGGATAGAGCCTGATTTTTCAGAAAAGGAAACCCCATAATGGCAAAAGATAGCGACTTTAACGATCTGGGCAAGGCTAAGGGCCTCAGTCTGGTAAAAAACAAGGTAGACAGCGCTGTAAAGGCTGAAAAGGGCGTTCCCTATGGCCGCTACATCGTAAAGCTCGACGGCGTTTATATGCAGGTCGAAAACAAAGACGACACCGTAGAGGAGGTGTACTTCTGCACCCGTCTAGCCCCTGTGGGTATCGCCCGAAGCAGCAACGGCGACAACTTCACTCTGGTCCTCGAACTAACCGACCTTGACCGCCAGAAAAAGACCTGGGTCTTATCCCAAGAACAGATTTACAAATCAGGGGGCGAGGAAGCCCGCATTCAGTTTGTCAATCTCGGGGGCTGCTTTGCCCCCAATACCCGCGAGCGTTCACAGTTCGTGGACCTGATGAAGAGCTTTTGTCGGCAGTCGGGCACCCTGCCTCGTATTACGCTTGCGGACCGTAGCGGCTGGATCAATAAAGACCAGCATTACGCCTATGTCATGCCGGAGGACACCATAGGTGCTTTGGGCGAAGAAAACGTCCTGCTGCCCAATCCTGGGGACGGTGCGCCCAATTACAGCATGAGCGGCACCCTTGATCAATGGCGGCAGCAGATTGGACGGCTCTGTGTCGGCAATAGTCGGCTGGTGTTTGCCGTGTCCCTTCCTTTGGCTGGGGCGCTTCTCGCCCCTACCGGGGTTGAAGGGGGCGGTTTTAATATTATCGGTAATTCCGGTGATGGTAAAACCACCACAATGCACGTGGCCGCATCCGCTACCGGACCACCACGGCAGCAGATAAAGACCTGTGATAATACCGCCAACGCGTTTGAATCAACGGCAGCACAGCACAATGACGCCTGTCTGCTCATGGATGAGCTGGGGCAGGCACCGCCGGAACAGATCGGTCAAATCGTCTATAAGCTGGCCGGGGGCGTCGGTCGGGGCCGTGCCGATCAACACGGCAATGCTCGTACCCGCCGACAGTGGAAAATCAGCTTTCTGACCACCGGAGAAACCGACTTAGGCACTATGCTTGCCTCAGTCGGCAAACGTAGCTTTGCGGGGCAAGAATTGCGTCTGGCGGACATTCCCGCCGACGCTGACCGTGATATGGGAGTTTTTGAAAAACTGCATGAGCTTGAATCCCCGGCAAAGTTGGCCGACCACCTGAAAGCCGCAAGCAGTCAATTCCACGGATCACTGTTTAACGCCTACATAACCAAGCTTGTCGATGAAATGAACAATCCAGAGCAGCGAGCTGCCCGCCTGGGGTGGATTAGCGAAGCACAGCAGCATTTTGCACAGGCGATAATCCCCGCCGCTGCATCGGGTCAGGTCCACCGTGTGGCCTCTCGTTTTGCTCTGGTTGCCGTTGGGGGCGAGCTGGCAACCCTTTACGGCCTCACAGGCTGGCGAGCAGGTGAAGCTATGGACGCGGCTATGATCTGCTTTGAAGCCTGGCTGCAACGTCGAGGCACAGCCGGACAGGCGGAGGTAGAGCAATTCTTACGGCAGGTTTCCGCATTCTTTGAACTACACGGGGAGAGTCGCTTTACCCTCATGGGGCGAAAAAATAAGCCCACAGTTAACCGTGCGGGATTTCGTAACAACGTGGCCGAATTTTCGGCAGAAGAGGAGTATGAATACTTTGTTTTCCCCAGCGCCTACAACGATGAAATTTGCAAAGGGTTTGACCCGCGTTGGTGCACTCAGGTTTTGATTGAAAAAGGGCTACTTAAACCTGGACCCGGCGGCAAGGCGTCAATTTCAAGAAGGCTGCCGGGGGTAGGAAAAACAACACGCTGTTATCACTTTCCCGCACCAACCGAAAATAGTGATACGGAATAAATACGTATACCTTCTCCATATCGGTGTGACACGGGTGACAGGTGTAACACACTTGAAATCATTAAAGAAATTCAGGTGACAAGATGTCACACGCAAAAGAAAATGTGTGACATCTTGTCACCCTGGAAAAGCTAGTAATTACAGGCATGTTACACCTGTCACACAAGTCACACCCCAATAGAGAACATATACAAACATAACGCGAACAGCCATCTGCAAAATCTGGTAGCCGGGTTTAGCGGCCCGACCAATAACACCAGGCGGATACCGCCACGGCTTTTAGTCAGTGGTCTTTTTGTATCTGCATTTCATGGCTATCCCTTGCTTCGTCTGGGCGGTCGTGTGTGGGGGCACTTGTGCCCGCCGGTCCCCTGGTGTACCGGTCCGCTAACCCGCACGGTCGCCCTTTTTGCGTTTTGGACGCTCAAGGGCCTTTACGAACCCCACACGAGGAGTTACAGCCATGAACAACAACACCGCTACACCTGCCCCAGAAACCGAGACATTCCACCCCATAGAGCTTGAAGACGATCTTACCGTTCTCCATTCAAAGCTCAGCTTCCTGTATGGCGTCGCGGCCTCGCTTGTGATGTCTGGCGGAGAGCTAAAGATCAACCCAGAAGGGGTATATGGACTTGACCTGA encodes the following:
- a CDS encoding toprim domain-containing protein, which codes for MFNELKAAMSNSGIDPANAPMIADGKLRRFHLSSDRRESRNGYLTIHDNGDGTYGACFGSWKHGIKETWFSGKPQRERTTAERREYAKKMEERRHQQAEEQRQRHAAAAQKARQLWQRAKQAVADHPYLAKKQVKPHGLRQLDNTLVVPVYNVNAEMTGLQFIQPDGSKRFLSGTEVAGCYHAIGPAPGDVLLFAEGWATAATLYEATGHPVAVGFSAGNLKPVALVLRQKYPTITMVVCADADDAGRSAAQSAAAAINGTWIEPDFSEKETP
- a CDS encoding DUF927 domain-containing protein, which gives rise to MAKDSDFNDLGKAKGLSLVKNKVDSAVKAEKGVPYGRYIVKLDGVYMQVENKDDTVEEVYFCTRLAPVGIARSSNGDNFTLVLELTDLDRQKKTWVLSQEQIYKSGGEEARIQFVNLGGCFAPNTRERSQFVDLMKSFCRQSGTLPRITLADRSGWINKDQHYAYVMPEDTIGALGEENVLLPNPGDGAPNYSMSGTLDQWRQQIGRLCVGNSRLVFAVSLPLAGALLAPTGVEGGGFNIIGNSGDGKTTTMHVAASATGPPRQQIKTCDNTANAFESTAAQHNDACLLMDELGQAPPEQIGQIVYKLAGGVGRGRADQHGNARTRRQWKISFLTTGETDLGTMLASVGKRSFAGQELRLADIPADADRDMGVFEKLHELESPAKLADHLKAASSQFHGSLFNAYITKLVDEMNNPEQRAARLGWISEAQQHFAQAIIPAAASGQVHRVASRFALVAVGGELATLYGLTGWRAGEAMDAAMICFEAWLQRRGTAGQAEVEQFLRQVSAFFELHGESRFTLMGRKNKPTVNRAGFRNNVAEFSAEEEYEYFVFPSAYNDEICKGFDPRWCTQVLIEKGLLKPGPGGKASISRRLPGVGKTTRCYHFPAPTENSDTE